The proteins below come from a single Cylindrospermopsis raciborskii Cr2010 genomic window:
- a CDS encoding phycobiliprotein lyase → MTILVKTTQIADEQEIADFFRDSAGTWRSERRYYTLPEGKTQELVSMITIDFLPKGDEELLTLAQLHNLPNLDSLSCGAKVSWQSVDLENLEKKVHGQTIFGALGKILYRDKGFATTKPVTADYIISQAHTLCLRTEYNRAVFEEEIKLIGDKYRTRQTIISRDGKPLTIGQYLEKRV, encoded by the coding sequence ATGACAATTTTGGTAAAAACTACTCAAATTGCTGATGAGCAAGAGATTGCCGATTTTTTCCGCGACTCTGCAGGTACATGGCGTTCTGAAAGACGCTACTATACCCTACCAGAAGGAAAAACCCAAGAACTAGTCAGTATGATTACCATTGATTTTCTACCCAAAGGGGATGAGGAATTGCTGACATTGGCCCAACTACATAATTTACCAAACCTAGATAGTTTGAGCTGTGGAGCAAAGGTCAGTTGGCAAAGTGTGGATTTGGAAAACCTAGAAAAAAAAGTGCACGGTCAAACCATATTTGGTGCTTTGGGCAAAATCTTATATCGAGACAAGGGGTTTGCCACAACCAAACCAGTAACCGCTGATTATATTATTTCCCAAGCTCATACCCTATGCTTACGAACAGAATACAACCGCGCAGTTTTTGAAGAAGAAATAAAACTAATCGGTGATAAGTACCGCACAAGACAAACCATCATCTCTCGTGATGGAAAACCTCTTACAATAGGGCAGTACTTAGAGAAACGAGTTTAG
- a CDS encoding zinc-dependent alcohol dehydrogenase — protein sequence MLAALLYGKEDIRLEEIPDPTPALGEVVIKVETATTCGTDLKVWRRGGHARMLTPPTLFGHEVVGTIVAIGSGVDNWHVGELVVANNSAPCMKCFFCQRQEYSLCPNLTWNNGTFAQYLKIPAPIVQHNMLGVPAGLPLALVSMTEPLACVLHGLARSHIKPHDRVVVLGDGAIGLMFVGVLARELQAQVFLWGGNNHRLHIGQQLGASRIFNYHQVTDIPTKVRELTDGWGADVVIEATGVPSVWETAISCSRPGGTVNLFGGCPKDTSININTEQLHYDELTVKGVFHNTPKYVRDALSLIESRRIAFELLISNQAPLEDLEQALNDMKARLAIKVAIVPH from the coding sequence TTGTTAGCAGCTTTACTTTACGGAAAGGAAGACATAAGATTAGAGGAGATACCAGACCCAACCCCCGCATTGGGAGAAGTGGTAATTAAAGTGGAGACTGCCACCACTTGTGGTACAGATCTAAAAGTGTGGCGACGTGGCGGTCATGCGCGAATGTTGACACCTCCCACATTATTCGGACATGAAGTCGTGGGTACCATTGTCGCTATTGGATCTGGTGTGGATAATTGGCATGTAGGAGAGCTGGTGGTGGCCAATAACTCCGCCCCCTGCATGAAGTGTTTCTTTTGTCAACGACAAGAATACTCCCTTTGTCCAAATCTTACCTGGAACAATGGTACTTTTGCCCAGTATTTAAAAATACCCGCCCCCATTGTTCAACACAATATGCTGGGAGTCCCTGCAGGATTACCCTTGGCCCTAGTTTCCATGACTGAACCTTTGGCCTGTGTGCTTCATGGATTAGCTCGCTCCCATATTAAACCCCATGACCGAGTGGTTGTTTTGGGTGATGGAGCTATTGGATTGATGTTTGTAGGGGTTTTGGCCCGGGAATTGCAAGCCCAGGTATTTCTCTGGGGTGGCAATAATCACCGTCTACACATTGGTCAACAATTGGGAGCATCCCGGATTTTTAATTATCATCAGGTCACGGATATTCCCACTAAGGTGAGGGAACTCACGGATGGATGGGGAGCAGATGTAGTCATAGAAGCTACTGGTGTTCCCAGTGTGTGGGAAACTGCTATTTCCTGTTCCCGTCCCGGTGGAACCGTTAATTTATTTGGTGGTTGTCCTAAAGACACTAGCATTAATATCAATACCGAACAGCTTCATTATGATGAATTAACTGTAAAAGGTGTTTTTCACAATACTCCTAAATATGTTAGGGATGCTCTCTCTCTTATAGAAAGTCGGAGAATTGCTTTTGAGTTATTAATTAGTAACCAAGCTCCCCTAGAAGATTTAGAACAGGCGCTTAACGATATGAAAGCACGTCTGGCAATTAAGGTAGCTATTGTCCCCCATTGA
- a CDS encoding peptidylprolyl isomerase — MHFQIPQFKSFKFLWLALILSSVLFTGCSPSQIASSASPNYTNLPRLVGKATVVMTVKGSPITIEVDGDNAPITAGNFLDLVQKGVYNGLMFHRVVRDPQPFVAQGGDPQSKDPNFPQARLGTGGYMDPQLNIERLIPLEIKPRGQKEPVYGKTISEKPVLTHKLGAIAMARSQTPNSASSQFYFALADLGFLDGAYAVFGYVTDGIEVVNQIQQGDRIDQAEVTKGLANLKLPQ, encoded by the coding sequence ATGCACTTTCAAATCCCCCAATTTAAATCTTTCAAGTTTCTGTGGTTAGCACTCATCCTTAGCAGTGTCTTATTTACGGGTTGTTCCCCCAGTCAAATAGCTTCTAGTGCTTCCCCAAACTATACAAATTTACCTCGTTTGGTGGGTAAGGCCACTGTGGTAATGACGGTTAAGGGTTCACCTATTACTATTGAAGTGGATGGTGATAACGCTCCTATTACTGCTGGGAATTTCCTAGACCTGGTTCAAAAGGGTGTTTACAATGGACTAATGTTTCATCGCGTTGTGCGTGACCCCCAACCCTTTGTGGCCCAAGGTGGTGATCCTCAAAGCAAAGATCCCAACTTTCCCCAAGCTAGATTGGGAACTGGTGGGTATATGGATCCCCAACTGAACATTGAACGTCTCATCCCCCTGGAAATTAAGCCCCGAGGCCAAAAAGAGCCAGTCTATGGCAAAACAATTTCCGAAAAACCTGTTTTGACCCATAAACTGGGTGCCATAGCTATGGCTAGATCTCAAACTCCTAATTCTGCTTCATCTCAATTTTACTTTGCTTTGGCTGATTTAGGATTTTTAGATGGTGCCTATGCAGTTTTCGGTTATGTCACTGATGGTATTGAGGTGGTTAATCAAATTCAGCAAGGCGATAGAATTGACCAGGCTGAGGTTACAAAGGGATTGGCAAATTTAAAACTTCCACAGTAG
- a CDS encoding efflux RND transporter periplasmic adaptor subunit, with the protein MVLVPNESRITVKVLSIIPSGSWLSQISHHRDKILLVSVLFLGILATGCVSTVKESAEAQSQNSSGKRSAKPISVDVAIARTDSLNQELIYTGSTVPRKIISVRSQVEGRLIGLDLEIGDRVSKGQRVGRLDDILLKTGLEQQEAELGNRESEVERARIQVGNIEAEVEKVRLELMQAKSDSDRQQKLLQEGAISQQAAQQAVTKVKTYQQILKSTIEKQRTENKAVAAAQNRVLAQRAVVKAARERLSYTDLISPITGVVTEKITEPGNLLQSGNEAIKIADLSQIKVVVKVSELELGKVEIGQRVEVNLDAFPDEKIIGRIERISPVADSTARVVPVEIVIPNSQGKIRSGMLARVNFSRQESSRVVVFKTAINNQDQETSSPNNNSTIFVIERNEKRVKVKEQPVVLGKEADGKIEIISGIQPGDSYVVRSSKPLQDGQRVKLSALSELPN; encoded by the coding sequence ATGGTTTTAGTCCCAAATGAGTCACGAATAACAGTAAAGGTATTAAGTATCATACCATCTGGGTCATGGCTGAGCCAAATCAGCCATCATAGAGACAAGATATTACTGGTGTCTGTTTTGTTTCTGGGAATTTTGGCAACTGGCTGTGTTTCCACGGTTAAAGAATCAGCAGAAGCTCAATCTCAAAATTCATCCGGAAAAAGAAGTGCTAAACCAATATCCGTAGATGTGGCGATCGCCCGAACGGACTCCCTAAATCAGGAGTTAATTTATACAGGTAGTACAGTTCCTAGGAAAATAATATCCGTGCGATCGCAAGTAGAGGGGAGACTAATTGGTTTAGATTTAGAGATTGGGGATAGGGTAAGCAAGGGACAGAGGGTTGGTAGACTAGATGATATTTTGTTGAAGACGGGATTAGAGCAACAGGAAGCGGAGTTAGGAAATCGTGAATCAGAAGTAGAGCGAGCCAGGATCCAGGTAGGAAATATAGAAGCGGAGGTAGAAAAAGTTAGATTAGAACTGATGCAAGCGAAATCTGACTCAGACAGACAGCAGAAACTATTACAAGAAGGGGCGATTTCCCAACAAGCTGCCCAGCAGGCTGTGACAAAAGTTAAGACATATCAACAGATTTTGAAATCAACCATAGAAAAGCAAAGAACAGAAAACAAAGCAGTAGCAGCGGCGCAAAATAGAGTCTTAGCCCAGAGAGCAGTAGTTAAAGCAGCGAGAGAGCGTCTTTCGTATACTGATTTAATTTCTCCGATTACAGGCGTAGTAACAGAAAAAATCACAGAACCAGGGAACCTTTTACAATCAGGGAACGAAGCTATAAAAATTGCCGATTTAAGTCAGATCAAAGTAGTGGTGAAAGTCTCAGAATTAGAACTGGGGAAAGTGGAAATAGGTCAGAGGGTAGAAGTAAATTTAGATGCTTTTCCCGATGAAAAAATCATAGGTAGAATAGAAAGAATTTCACCAGTAGCAGATAGCACAGCTAGAGTAGTGCCCGTAGAGATAGTCATTCCCAATAGCCAGGGAAAAATTCGTAGTGGAATGTTGGCCAGAGTCAATTTTTCCAGACAAGAATCATCAAGGGTAGTGGTGTTCAAAACAGCAATTAATAATCAAGACCAGGAAACATCATCACCGAATAATAACAGCACCATTTTTGTTATTGAACGGAACGAAAAGAGAGTAAAAGTTAAAGAACAACCAGTTGTGTTGGGTAAAGAAGCTGATGGCAAAATAGAAATTATCTCTGGAATACAACCGGGAGACAGTTATGTAGTTCGGAGCAGTAAACCCCTTCAGGATGGTCAAAGGGTTAAATTATCAGCACTGTCAGAATTACCAAACTAA
- the psbC gene encoding photosystem II reaction center protein CP43: MVTLSNRSVVGAGRDQESSGFAWWSGNARLINLSGKLLGAHVAHAGLIVFWAGAMTLFEVAHFVPEKPMYEQGLILLPHLATLGWGVTTGGEVIDTFPYFVAGVLHLISSAVLGFGGIYHAVRGPETLEEYSSFFGYDWKDKNKMTNIIGFHLIILGCGALLLVLKAMFFGGVYDTWAPGGGDVRIITNPTLNPAVIFGYLIKAPFGGEGWIISVDNMEDIIGGHIWIAFICISGGIWHILTKPFAWARRAFIWSGEAYLSYSLGALSMMGFIASVMVWYNNTAYPSEFFGPTGPEASQAQALTFLIRDQRLGANVGSAQGPTGLGKYLMRSPTGEIIFGGETMRFWDFRGPWLEPLRGPNGLDLEKIKNDIQPWQARRAAEYMTHAPLGSLNSVGGVATEINSFNYVSPRAWLATSHFVLGFFFLIGHLWHAGRARAAAGGFEKGLDRENEPAYYMNDLD, translated from the coding sequence GTGGTAACGCTCTCTAATAGATCCGTTGTAGGTGCTGGCCGTGACCAAGAAAGCAGCGGTTTTGCTTGGTGGTCAGGTAATGCACGTTTAATCAACCTTTCCGGTAAACTACTTGGTGCCCATGTGGCCCATGCTGGTTTGATTGTATTCTGGGCCGGAGCAATGACCTTATTTGAGGTTGCTCACTTTGTCCCAGAAAAGCCCATGTATGAACAAGGGCTAATTCTGTTACCTCACCTAGCTACCCTGGGTTGGGGTGTGACCACCGGTGGTGAAGTTATAGATACCTTCCCCTACTTTGTAGCTGGGGTATTGCACCTAATTTCTTCTGCTGTTTTGGGTTTTGGCGGTATTTACCACGCTGTACGCGGTCCTGAAACCTTAGAGGAGTATTCCTCCTTCTTTGGTTATGACTGGAAAGACAAGAACAAAATGACCAACATCATTGGTTTCCACCTGATCATCCTCGGATGTGGAGCGTTGTTGTTGGTACTGAAAGCCATGTTCTTTGGTGGAGTCTATGATACTTGGGCTCCCGGTGGTGGAGATGTACGCATAATTACTAACCCTACCCTTAATCCAGCGGTGATCTTTGGTTATTTAATCAAAGCTCCCTTTGGTGGTGAAGGTTGGATTATCAGCGTAGATAACATGGAAGACATCATCGGTGGTCATATCTGGATTGCCTTTATTTGTATTTCTGGTGGTATTTGGCACATTTTAACCAAACCTTTTGCCTGGGCACGTCGTGCTTTTATTTGGTCTGGTGAAGCTTACCTGTCTTACAGTTTAGGTGCTTTATCCATGATGGGCTTTATTGCTTCTGTTATGGTTTGGTATAACAACACTGCGTACCCCAGTGAGTTCTTCGGTCCTACAGGTCCTGAAGCTTCTCAAGCACAAGCTTTAACATTTCTAATTCGTGACCAACGGTTAGGTGCTAACGTAGGTTCTGCTCAAGGTCCTACAGGTTTAGGTAAGTACCTGATGCGTTCTCCCACTGGTGAAATCATCTTCGGTGGTGAAACCATGCGTTTCTGGGATTTCCGTGGTCCTTGGTTAGAACCCCTTCGTGGTCCCAATGGTCTTGACCTAGAGAAGATCAAGAATGATATTCAGCCTTGGCAAGCTCGTCGTGCTGCTGAATACATGACCCATGCTCCCTTGGGTTCTTTGAACTCTGTAGGTGGCGTAGCTACTGAAATCAACTCTTTTAACTATGTATCTCCTCGTGCATGGTTGGCTACTTCTCACTTTGTGTTAGGTTTCTTCTTCCTCATTGGTCACCTGTGGCACGCAGGACGCGCTCGTGCAGCTGCTGGTGGTTTTGAGAAAGGACTGGACCGTGAAAACGAACCAGCATACTACATGAATGATCTTGACTAG
- a CDS encoding photosystem I assembly protein Ycf4 → MTSSTVTDKGEISLHQNVLGSRRLSNYSWATIVTLGASGFSLASISSYLKVNLLIVTDATELIFVPQGLVMGIYGIAGMLLALYLWLVILWDVGGGYNEFNQETGKFKIFRWGFPGKDRQIAIESSIRDIQSVRISIKEGLNPQRALYLKVKARRDIPLTRVGQPLSLSELETQGAQLARFLGVPLEGL, encoded by the coding sequence ATGACATCATCAACAGTGACTGACAAAGGTGAAATTTCCCTACATCAAAACGTTCTCGGTTCCCGACGATTGAGTAATTACTCCTGGGCAACTATTGTTACTTTAGGAGCATCCGGCTTTTCATTAGCCAGCATTTCTAGCTATTTAAAAGTTAATCTACTGATTGTCACTGATGCAACTGAGCTAATATTTGTCCCTCAAGGACTAGTGATGGGAATATATGGAATAGCGGGTATGCTTTTAGCCTTATATTTATGGCTAGTAATTTTGTGGGATGTAGGTGGTGGTTATAATGAATTTAATCAGGAAACTGGTAAGTTCAAAATCTTTCGTTGGGGGTTTCCTGGCAAAGACCGCCAAATTGCCATTGAAAGCTCTATACGAGATATACAGTCTGTTCGCATTTCTATTAAAGAAGGTCTCAATCCTCAACGAGCACTTTATCTCAAGGTCAAGGCGAGAAGGGATATTCCCTTGACTCGTGTTGGTCAACCCCTATCCTTATCAGAGTTGGAAACTCAAGGGGCCCAATTGGCTCGTTTTCTGGGCGTTCCCTTGGAAGGACTCTAA
- a CDS encoding beta-ketoacyl-ACP synthase has translation MLRVFVTGIGLVSSLGMSLQESWQNLLLGKSGIQLHQLFPELAPVPLGLIHHQPLSLNILTPQVVDQALKDAKLSPPLPDCAVVIGSSRSYQASWEKLAQQMNDTPPWSNLEHWLDSLPVMNAITVARQISCLGTVLAPMAACSTGIWAIAQAVILIQSGQCHQAIAGAIESPITPLTICGFQQMGALAKTGAYPFDINREGLVLGEGGAVFVLESQESIEQRQLTPENIYGEILGFGLTADAFHGNKPEPQAKSGMLAIKQCLERSNLTEVDIDYIHAHGTATKINDQIEGKIIQELFPPQVAISSTKGATGHTLGASGSLGVAFSLMAIKNQILPPNVGLKHREMNLNLVTAAKKSRVEHVLCCSFGFGGQNAVITLGRWN, from the coding sequence TTGCTTAGGGTTTTTGTTACCGGTATTGGTTTAGTTTCCTCTCTGGGTATGAGTTTGCAAGAAAGCTGGCAGAATCTACTCTTGGGTAAAAGTGGCATTCAATTACACCAGCTCTTCCCAGAATTGGCACCTGTTCCCTTGGGTTTAATCCATCACCAACCACTATCTTTGAATATTTTGACCCCCCAAGTTGTAGATCAGGCCCTCAAGGATGCTAAATTGTCCCCCCCTTTACCTGATTGTGCGGTGGTTATCGGTTCTAGTCGCAGTTACCAAGCATCTTGGGAAAAGTTGGCACAACAAATGAATGACACTCCGCCATGGTCAAATCTGGAACATTGGTTGGATAGTTTGCCAGTGATGAATGCTATCACAGTTGCTAGACAAATTTCCTGTCTGGGAACTGTTTTAGCCCCAATGGCAGCCTGCTCTACCGGTATTTGGGCGATCGCTCAAGCTGTAATATTGATTCAAAGTGGTCAATGTCATCAGGCGATCGCCGGTGCTATTGAGTCTCCAATTACACCGTTGACTATTTGTGGATTTCAGCAAATGGGAGCTTTGGCTAAGACGGGTGCTTACCCCTTTGATATTAATCGAGAGGGTTTAGTTTTAGGCGAAGGGGGAGCAGTGTTTGTCTTGGAATCTCAAGAGTCAATAGAACAGCGTCAGTTAACCCCAGAAAATATTTACGGAGAAATCCTAGGTTTTGGCTTGACAGCAGATGCTTTTCATGGTAACAAACCAGAACCACAAGCTAAAAGTGGGATGTTAGCCATCAAGCAATGTTTAGAACGTAGTAATTTGACCGAGGTAGATATAGACTATATTCATGCCCACGGTACGGCCACCAAGATCAATGATCAAATAGAGGGTAAAATCATACAAGAGTTATTTCCCCCCCAGGTAGCGATTAGTTCCACCAAGGGTGCCACTGGTCACACCTTAGGAGCATCAGGGTCATTGGGTGTAGCTTTTTCCCTAATGGCCATCAAAAATCAAATATTACCCCCCAATGTGGGACTAAAGCACAGAGAAATGAACTTAAACTTGGTCACAGCAGCAAAAAAAAGTCGGGTAGAACATGTTCTATGCTGTAGTTTTGGGTTTGGAGGACAAAACGCGGTGATTACCTTGGGAAGGTGGAATTAA
- a CDS encoding Dethiobiotin synthetase, with translation MNYQIARKLLIDQTETARDTVLNRLQKGKLPIPGQITSILLALKLVFESLKDVNTIDKELAWSLHKLGSKCLEILTMELKSDTEWPPLLKEDLQRITLAVESIFSGTWETKK, from the coding sequence ATGAACTACCAAATAGCACGTAAACTATTAATAGATCAAACAGAAACTGCTCGGGATACCGTCTTAAACCGTCTCCAAAAGGGCAAATTGCCCATACCGGGTCAAATTACATCTATTTTGTTAGCATTAAAACTTGTATTTGAATCCTTAAAGGATGTCAATACTATAGATAAAGAACTAGCCTGGTCACTGCATAAACTAGGCAGTAAGTGTTTAGAAATATTGACAATGGAGCTAAAATCTGACACTGAATGGCCCCCACTGTTAAAAGAGGACTTGCAAAGAATTACCCTAGCAGTTGAAAGTATATTTTCCGGTACATGGGAAACCAAAAAATGA
- a CDS encoding RNA recognition motif domain-containing protein — MSVYVGNLSYEVTQDALTAVFAEYGSVKRVQIPTDRETGRVRGFAFVEMNSEAEETAAIEALDGAEWMGRDLKVNKAKPKEDRGGSGGRGGGYGGGRNRY; from the coding sequence ATGTCGGTTTATGTAGGAAATCTTTCTTACGAAGTTACACAGGATGCCTTGACAGCTGTGTTTGCGGAATATGGATCGGTTAAACGGGTTCAAATCCCCACTGATCGGGAAACGGGTCGGGTTCGTGGTTTTGCTTTCGTGGAGATGAATTCAGAAGCAGAAGAAACTGCGGCGATCGAAGCACTTGATGGTGCAGAATGGATGGGTCGTGATTTAAAAGTGAATAAGGCTAAACCTAAGGAAGATCGTGGTGGTAGTGGTGGACGAGGAGGTGGTTATGGTGGTGGGCGTAACCGCTACTAA
- the psbD gene encoding photosystem II D2 protein (photosystem q(a) protein), whose product MTIAVGRAPSRGWFDVLDDWLKRDRFVFVGWSGVLLFPCAFLALGGWLTGTTFVTSWYTHGLASSYLEGANFLTVAVSTPADSMGHSLLFLWGPEAQGDFTRWCQLGGLWPFVALHGAFGLIGFMLRQFEIARLVGIRPYNALAFSGPIAVFVSVFLMYPLGQSSWFFAPSFGVAAIFRFLLFLQGFHNWTLNPFHMMGVAGILGGALLCAIHGATVENTLFEDGEGSNTFPAFNPTQSEETYSMVTANRFWSQIFGIAFSNKRWLHFFMLFVPVTGLWMSAVGIVGLALNLRAYDFVSQELRAAEDPEFETFYTKNILLNEGIRAWMAPQDQPHEQFVFPEEVLPRGNAL is encoded by the coding sequence ATGACCATCGCAGTTGGACGCGCCCCCTCTAGAGGGTGGTTTGACGTACTAGACGACTGGTTAAAACGCGATCGCTTTGTATTTGTAGGTTGGTCAGGAGTATTACTGTTTCCTTGTGCCTTCCTAGCATTAGGCGGTTGGTTAACCGGTACTACTTTTGTTACATCTTGGTACACCCATGGTTTAGCCTCCTCCTACTTAGAAGGAGCTAACTTCTTGACAGTAGCAGTATCCACCCCTGCAGACAGTATGGGACACTCCCTATTATTCCTGTGGGGTCCAGAAGCTCAGGGTGATTTTACCCGCTGGTGTCAACTAGGTGGTTTGTGGCCCTTTGTTGCTTTACATGGTGCCTTTGGATTAATTGGCTTCATGTTGCGTCAATTTGAAATTGCTAGACTAGTAGGTATTCGTCCTTATAACGCCCTGGCATTTTCCGGTCCGATTGCCGTATTTGTCAGCGTTTTCTTGATGTACCCATTGGGACAATCCAGCTGGTTCTTTGCACCCAGTTTTGGCGTAGCAGCCATATTCCGGTTCTTATTATTCCTCCAAGGTTTCCACAACTGGACCTTAAATCCCTTCCACATGATGGGTGTAGCAGGAATTTTAGGTGGAGCTTTACTATGTGCTATCCATGGTGCAACAGTAGAAAACACCCTATTTGAAGATGGCGAAGGTTCCAACACCTTCCCCGCATTCAATCCTACCCAATCGGAAGAAACCTACTCCATGGTGACAGCAAACCGTTTCTGGTCACAGATTTTCGGGATTGCTTTTTCCAACAAGCGCTGGTTACACTTCTTCATGTTGTTTGTACCCGTTACCGGATTGTGGATGAGTGCTGTAGGGATTGTAGGTTTAGCATTAAACCTGCGAGCTTATGACTTCGTATCCCAAGAACTACGGGCAGCAGAAGATCCAGAGTTTGAAACATTCTATACCAAGAACATTTTATTAAACGAGGGTATCCGAGCTTGGATGGCGCCTCAAGACCAACCCCACGAACAGTTCGTATTCCCAGAGGAGGTACTACCACGTGGTAACGCTCTCTAA
- a CDS encoding cysteine desulfurase family protein — MSIRPIYLDSHATTPLDERVLNAMIPYFTEKFGNPASNSHVYGWEGQAAVKRTREVLSTAINCTPEEIVFTSGATEANNLAIKGVAEAYFSKGQHIVTVATEHKAVLDTCEYLKTIGFELTILPVEKDGLIDLEKLEKSLRADTILVSVMAANNEIGVLQPLSEIGRICHQQGVIFHTDAAQAIGKISLDVEALNIDLMSLTAHKVYGPKGIGALYFRRKNPRVKLAPQQHGGGHERGMRSGTLYTPQIVGFGKAIEIALEEQETENFRLETLRERLWKQISKVGGIHLNGHPSKRLAGNLNISVEGIDGAALSLGLQPVVAVSSGSACSSHHVAPSYVLTALGYPEELAHASVRFGIGRFNTAEQIDEVAAHFLKTVESLRFNSVVTC, encoded by the coding sequence ATGTCCATTCGTCCCATTTACCTGGATTCCCATGCTACTACTCCCCTAGATGAAAGAGTATTAAATGCTATGATTCCGTACTTTACAGAAAAGTTTGGTAATCCTGCTAGTAATAGTCATGTTTACGGTTGGGAAGGTCAAGCAGCAGTAAAAAGGACCAGAGAAGTTTTGTCTACCGCAATTAACTGCACTCCTGAAGAAATAGTCTTCACCAGTGGTGCAACGGAAGCCAATAATTTAGCGATTAAGGGTGTAGCAGAAGCATACTTTTCTAAAGGTCAACATATAGTTACCGTTGCTACAGAGCATAAAGCAGTATTAGACACTTGTGAATATTTAAAAACCATAGGTTTTGAACTAACTATTCTTCCCGTCGAAAAAGATGGACTAATTGATTTAGAAAAATTAGAAAAGTCTTTACGTGCCGATACTATATTAGTGTCTGTTATGGCTGCCAATAATGAAATTGGGGTTTTACAACCATTAAGTGAGATTGGGAGGATTTGTCACCAACAGGGAGTGATATTTCATACTGATGCTGCACAAGCCATTGGCAAGATTTCCTTAGATGTGGAAGCATTGAATATTGATTTAATGTCTTTAACCGCTCATAAGGTTTATGGTCCCAAGGGAATTGGAGCTTTATATTTCCGCAGAAAGAATCCTAGGGTAAAACTAGCACCCCAACAGCACGGTGGAGGTCATGAAAGGGGGATGCGTTCAGGAACCCTCTATACACCCCAAATAGTGGGTTTTGGCAAGGCTATAGAAATTGCCCTGGAAGAACAGGAAACAGAGAATTTTCGCCTGGAAACCCTTAGAGAAAGACTATGGAAACAGATATCTAAAGTGGGGGGAATTCACCTGAATGGACACCCCAGCAAAAGACTAGCAGGAAATTTGAATATTAGTGTGGAAGGTATTGATGGAGCAGCACTGTCCTTAGGACTCCAACCAGTAGTAGCTGTCTCTTCCGGTTCTGCTTGTTCTTCCCATCATGTTGCACCTTCTTATGTTCTTACCGCTTTAGGATACCCGGAAGAATTAGCCCATGCTTCAGTGCGATTTGGTATTGGTAGATTTAATACGGCAGAACAGATAGATGAAGTAGCAGCTCATTTTTTGAAAACTGTGGAAAGTTTAAGATTTAACTCAGTAGTAACTTGCTAA
- a CDS encoding peroxiredoxin, which produces MSDIPQIGKPAPDFAKLDQDENLVSLYQINQWVVLYFYPKDDTPGCTMEAKEFTELASEFIDLDGKVIGVSPDSSKSHCKFITKHNLAITLLTDPEHQLIETYGAWRMKKFMGKEYMGVARSTFLIAPDKIIAYSWPNAKSKGHAQTVLKKLQELKN; this is translated from the coding sequence ATGAGTGATATTCCTCAAATTGGAAAACCCGCACCTGATTTTGCTAAGCTAGACCAAGATGAGAACCTAGTTAGCTTATACCAGATCAATCAGTGGGTGGTTCTATATTTTTACCCGAAAGATGACACCCCGGGATGTACTATGGAAGCCAAGGAGTTTACCGAATTGGCATCAGAATTTATTGATTTGGATGGGAAAGTTATAGGAGTCAGTCCAGACTCCAGTAAGTCCCATTGTAAATTCATCACCAAGCATAACCTGGCAATTACCCTGTTAACAGATCCTGAACATCAGTTAATAGAAACCTACGGTGCGTGGAGAATGAAGAAATTCATGGGAAAAGAATATATGGGGGTTGCTCGTTCCACCTTCTTAATCGCACCCGATAAAATCATTGCCTATTCCTGGCCAAATGCTAAGAGCAAGGGTCATGCCCAAACAGTATTAAAAAAATTGCAAGAACTCAAAAACTAA